One genomic window of Chitinophagaceae bacterium includes the following:
- a CDS encoding histidine phosphatase family protein, with translation MKQITLRMISLTTLIYISFLLCTINMVQAQTQKNSGIHYIYLVRHGIYDYDANATDNRVSNALNTLGHEQAKLIGKRLAALPIKFTHFASSEFLRAKQTADDMGKIMNLTPLRDSLLNECMPSSNNTDLMKGGRPADLNACDSARYRAWKHWFAATPASDTYDLLVCHSGVITWTALHAVGADTRDWNNMDIGNASLTIIAIKPDGTASLVMYSDVGHLPVEKQTWSATGGGWVK, from the coding sequence ATGAAACAAATCACACTTCGCATGATCAGTCTTACAACGCTGATCTATATATCATTTCTATTGTGCACTATCAATATGGTTCAGGCACAAACACAAAAGAATTCCGGTATCCATTACATTTACCTGGTGCGTCATGGTATTTATGACTATGATGCAAATGCCACCGACAACCGCGTATCCAATGCCCTCAATACATTGGGCCATGAGCAGGCAAAACTGATTGGTAAGCGTTTGGCCGCTCTACCCATAAAATTCACACACTTCGCCAGCAGTGAATTCCTTCGCGCCAAACAGACTGCCGATGACATGGGAAAGATTATGAATCTAACTCCCCTGCGTGACAGCTTATTGAATGAATGTATGCCGTCTTCAAACAATACTGATTTAATGAAAGGTGGAAGGCCTGCAGATTTGAATGCCTGCGATTCTGCACGCTACAGGGCCTGGAAGCATTGGTTCGCTGCTACTCCTGCAAGTGACACTTATGATCTGTTGGTATGCCATAGTGGAGTAATTACCTGGACGGCATTGCATGCAGTGGGCGCAGATACCAGAGATTGGAACAACATGGACATTGGGAATGCGTCCCTTACAATTATTGCCATTAAGCCTGATGGAACGGCATCGCTGGTGATGTACAGTGATGTAGGTCATCTTCCTGTGGAGAAACAAACGTGGAGTGCAACTGGTGGAGGTTGGGTGAAATAA
- a CDS encoding BamA/TamA family outer membrane protein yields the protein MKLLSVRTFVVLALLNLYCPLAHAQNETDTPSRIVPDSSRCPVEDLADVIRNGKPRKNEKPPKNHYIFLTPVIGSSPATGFIVGAAGQLSFKGIDPNDKYSVINSNLQLTTKNQVLFQIKNNLLLAHNKLFMSGDLRLFIYSQPTYGLGTDALNKDVDGGGIIIGNESIEADSVAQSMKYHYFKLHQLAAYNFNGIFYIGAGIKFDVYNKISVEYPLLNGADTSFHTEYSLLNGYDSTRYSLNGFSLNGIIDTRDNQINATRGMFMNLSFTYNPQYASANHPSAQKRSSIFEGELRYFKTFKVRHHDNTVALWVLGTWIAGGTAPYLTLPAIGWDQRSRSGRGYAQGTFRGESFLYGEFEYRFPITCNEVLGGVVFVNGTTTSDRSRDLPLFRYIQPAFGFGLRILIDKASRTHLVLDYGIGKKSSGFYLNAGETY from the coding sequence TTGAAATTACTATCAGTCAGAACATTTGTAGTACTGGCACTGCTGAATTTATATTGTCCGTTAGCGCATGCACAAAATGAGACGGATACACCTTCTCGGATTGTGCCTGATAGCAGCCGATGCCCGGTAGAGGACCTTGCTGATGTAATCCGCAATGGGAAACCGCGAAAAAATGAGAAGCCGCCAAAAAACCATTATATCTTCCTTACGCCGGTAATTGGATCATCACCGGCTACAGGATTCATAGTAGGTGCTGCCGGACAGTTGTCCTTTAAGGGAATTGACCCTAATGATAAATACTCCGTTATCAATTCAAACTTGCAGTTAACAACAAAGAACCAGGTCCTTTTCCAGATCAAAAACAATCTCTTGCTCGCTCATAACAAACTTTTCATGTCAGGTGATTTACGGTTATTTATTTATTCTCAACCGACTTATGGCTTAGGCACTGATGCACTCAATAAAGATGTAGACGGCGGTGGAATAATAATTGGTAATGAAAGCATAGAAGCTGATTCTGTAGCACAGAGTATGAAATACCACTATTTTAAATTACATCAACTCGCTGCCTACAATTTCAATGGCATTTTCTATATAGGCGCAGGAATCAAGTTTGATGTATATAACAAGATAAGTGTGGAATATCCGCTGCTCAATGGAGCAGATACTTCTTTTCACACGGAGTACAGCTTGCTGAATGGGTATGATTCAACAAGGTATTCGTTAAACGGCTTTAGTTTGAACGGTATTATTGATACAAGAGACAATCAGATTAATGCTACCAGGGGTATGTTCATGAACCTGAGCTTTACTTATAATCCGCAATATGCGTCAGCAAATCATCCGTCAGCGCAAAAACGAAGTTCCATTTTTGAAGGTGAATTGCGCTACTTCAAAACGTTTAAGGTGCGCCATCATGATAATACGGTGGCTTTATGGGTTCTTGGTACCTGGATCGCCGGCGGCACAGCGCCTTATCTTACTTTACCGGCCATCGGCTGGGACCAACGCAGCCGGAGTGGCAGAGGATATGCGCAGGGAACATTCAGGGGAGAGAGCTTCCTCTATGGTGAGTTTGAGTACCGTTTTCCAATTACTTGTAATGAAGTGCTGGGAGGAGTTGTATTCGTAAATGGCACCACCACCAGTGACCGTTCGCGTGACCTGCCGCTCTTCCGCTACATACAACCTGCATTTGGTTTCGGACTACGGATTCTGATAGACAAGGCCTCGCGCACCCATCTTGTATTGGATTATGGTATCGGAAAAAAATCAAGCGGGTTTTATCTGAATGCCGGAGAAACGTATTGA
- a CDS encoding MBOAT family protein, which translates to MRFNSGDFLIFFPVVTILYFVLKHRYRWLLLLTASCIFYMYFIPAYLLILFLLILIDYTAARMIASSDPNHRKLYLMVSIFSTCIALLIFKYFNFFNENFAFIATFFHCNYSIAALNLILPIGLSFHTFQSLSYVIEVYRGNQQPERKFGIYALYVMFYPQLVAGPIERPQNLLHQFYEKHEIDYDRVTSGLKQMLWGFFKKMVIADNLAMYADAVYNNPAHYHGNFQLIATWCFAIQIYCDFSGYSDIAIGAAKVMGFSLMKNFDSPYSSRSVSEFWSRWHISLSTWFRDYVYIPLGGNQVSLLKWTFNIFIVFLVSGLWHGANWTFVIWGLLHGVFVITEKYSFALRNKVKRITGLQHLSGLNSFLSVVITFNLVSFAWIFFRAKNLSTALEIVKSLQFNPETFAMDFQTVWHQLAAQELHPVFPVFLIILLVIFAVAEWLIKSKRIQLIENIFPKAIRWTLYYAMIAAIVLFGVYEAAPTFIYFQF; encoded by the coding sequence ATGCGTTTCAACTCTGGTGACTTCCTCATATTTTTTCCTGTTGTTACCATACTATATTTCGTTCTGAAGCATCGCTATCGGTGGCTCCTGCTGCTTACAGCCAGTTGCATTTTTTACATGTATTTTATTCCGGCATACCTGCTCATTTTGTTTTTGCTGATTCTGATAGATTACACTGCAGCAAGAATGATTGCATCCTCAGACCCTAATCATAGGAAACTATATTTGATGGTCAGCATATTTTCTACGTGCATTGCACTACTTATTTTCAAGTATTTCAATTTCTTCAATGAAAACTTTGCATTCATAGCCACTTTTTTTCATTGTAACTATTCCATTGCAGCATTGAACCTGATTCTTCCGATTGGCCTGTCATTTCACACTTTTCAGAGCTTGAGTTATGTAATAGAAGTTTATCGTGGCAACCAGCAACCGGAAAGGAAATTTGGTATTTATGCATTGTACGTTATGTTTTATCCGCAGTTGGTAGCGGGACCCATCGAGCGTCCTCAAAACTTGCTACACCAGTTTTATGAAAAACATGAAATTGATTATGACCGCGTCACTTCCGGTTTAAAACAAATGCTGTGGGGATTTTTCAAGAAGATGGTAATTGCAGACAATCTTGCCATGTATGCAGATGCCGTGTATAATAATCCTGCTCACTATCATGGCAATTTCCAGCTTATTGCCACCTGGTGTTTCGCGATCCAGATTTATTGTGATTTTTCAGGATACTCTGATATTGCTATCGGTGCTGCGAAAGTTATGGGGTTCAGCTTGATGAAGAATTTTGACAGCCCCTATTCATCCAGGTCTGTAAGTGAGTTCTGGAGTCGCTGGCACATCTCATTATCAACCTGGTTCAGGGACTACGTGTATATTCCTTTAGGAGGTAATCAGGTATCTCTTCTTAAATGGACATTCAACATCTTTATTGTTTTTCTCGTTTCGGGATTATGGCATGGTGCAAATTGGACTTTTGTTATATGGGGATTGTTGCATGGTGTGTTTGTAATTACAGAAAAATATTCTTTTGCATTAAGAAATAAAGTGAAGCGCATCACCGGTTTGCAGCATTTGAGCGGACTGAATAGCTTTTTGAGCGTGGTCATCACTTTCAATCTCGTCAGCTTTGCATGGATTTTTTTTCGTGCGAAAAATTTAAGCACTGCACTCGAGATTGTTAAATCACTGCAGTTTAATCCTGAAACTTTTGCAATGGATTTTCAAACTGTCTGGCACCAACTTGCTGCTCAGGAATTGCACCCTGTTTTTCCGGTTTTCCTGATCATCTTATTAGTAATTTTTGCAGTAGCAGAGTGGCTCATAAAGTCAAAACGAATACAACTGATTGAAAATATTTTCCCCAAAGCAATCCGTTGGACTCTTTATTATGCAATGATTGCAGCGATAGTTCTTTTTGG